The following coding sequences are from one Humulus lupulus chromosome X, drHumLupu1.1, whole genome shotgun sequence window:
- the LOC133805641 gene encoding uncharacterized protein LOC133805641 has protein sequence MTALTRKNAKFVWIEQCERSFQELKTRLTTTLVLTIPSGTEGYLIYTDASGQGLGTVLMQHGKVIAYAFRQLKNYKKNYSTKANKVADALSRQLMAYVMKVREIPLELEDQTRGEDMRSRFHILEDGVLGFKGRIYVSDDAEIKKQIFYKAHNAPYAMHPPAPKNVSGFKEIFLVGEDEKGSSRIRGSFPHLPTNQGGALVTSRVAATAKDSRMEVGNDHNGFCYWTAKYS, from the exons ATGACCGCTCTTACCCGTAAAAATGCTAAGTTTGTATGGATCGAACAATGTGAGAGGAGTTTCCAAGAACTAAAGACGAGGTTGACCACCACCCTAGTGTTGACTATCCCTAGTGGGACAGAGGGATACCTGATCTACACTGATGCCTCAGGACAAGGACTAGGGACAGTACTGATGCAACAtggcaaggtgatagcttatgcttTTAGACAGCTAAAGAATTACAAAAAGAACTACTCGAC AAAGGCCAATAAGGTGGCAGATGCTCTGAGTCGGCAGCTGATGGCGTACGTGATGAAAGTGCGGGAAATTCCTTTGGAACTGGAAG ATCAAACACGAGGTGAAGATATGCGATCGAGATTCCACATATTGGAAGATGGAGTGTTAGGATTTAAAGGTAGAATTTATGTTTCCGACGATGCAGAGATTAAGAAGCAAATCTTCTATAAGGCACACAATGCCCCTTACGCAATGCACCCACCAGCGCCAAAAAATGTATCAGGATTTAAGGAAATATTTTTGGTGGGCGAAGATGAAAAAGGAAGTAGCAGAATACGTGGCTCATTTCCTCACTTGCCAACAAACCAAGGTGGAGCACTAGTGACCAGCCGGGTTGCTGCAACCGCTAaagattccagaatggaagtgggaaatgATCATAATGGATTTTGTTACTGGACTGCCAAATACTCCTAA